The nucleotide window ACCATTGTGGACAACAAATGTTTCCGCCCGATACCGACCGTTGTTACTCTGAACAGCAGCTATGATGTGAAGAATGCCGATATTCAGGGCGGCGAATTTGTGACTGAGGCAGATTATGAGCAGTGGCAGCAAGAGGCGGCCGTCCAACGTGAATTGGCCCGCCGTCAGGCGGAAAACGCGGCGAGCGCTGCCGACAGCCAGGCGCAAAGCGATACAGACCCTTTATGAGTGAATCTGACACCATCATTTTGTACACGTCCAGTTATTGCGGCCATGCGCGTCTGGTTGAGGAATTTCTGGCGCAAGAAAAAATAGCTGCCGAAATTATCAACATCTCCGAAAACGCGGATGCCCGGCAGACGTTGATTGACATCAACCAGGGTTTTGCCAGCGTGCCCACGCTGGTTTTCCCGGATGGCAGCGTACTCACCGAGCCATCTCTCCGCGACCTGCGCCTGAAGTTGGGGCTGGAGAATCCTAGCAGCTTGTCGGAGAAGATACGTTTCTCCGAACAAAAATGATTTCGGTGTAAACTTTGGGTATGGCAAGAAAATTCAGAACTGCTGATTACGAAAAGACCCTGGACCTGCAAATCACCTTGCGCGATGTCCTGCCACCCGACCATTTGGCTCGCTTCATTGTCGCTGTCGTCGCCCAACTTGATTTGGGGATCGTGTATAGAAAGTATAGTGAGCAGGGTGCGCCACCATACGCCCCGGAAGTGATGTTGGGATTGCTGTTCTGCAGCTATGCCAGCGGCGTATTCAGTTCGCGCAAGATTGAACGCGCCACCCATGAGGTGATTCCCTTTCGTTTCATTACCGGTGACATGCACCCCGACCATGACACGATTGCGGCTTTCCGCCAACAATTTCTGGCTGAACTGAAAGAGTTGTTTGTCCAGATACTGTTGATTGCCCAGGCGATGGGCTATTTGCAATTGGGTAACGTCAGTCTGGATGGCAGCAAAATCCATGCCGATGCGTCCAAGAGCAAAGCGGTCAGTTACCAGCGGCTGTTGGCTATCGAAGCCTATCTGCAAGCCGAAGTCGAGGAGTTGTTCACTTTGGCTGAAGTTGCCGATGGAGGACAACTGCCCGAAGAGATGAACATTCCCGATGAGATTGCCCGACGCCAGCAGCAATTGGCGCGGCTGGCCGAAGCCAAGAAGGTGCTGGAGGAACGCGCCCAGGCCCGGTATGAAGCCGAGCAAGCCGAATACGAGGCCAAGATGCAAGCCCGGGCCGAAAAGACCGACCCACAGGGAAAAAAAGCCGCCGGGCAAACCACCGCAGCCACCCACTCCAGGACCCAGAGATAAAGACCAGTACAACTTCACCGACCCCGAATCGCGCATCATGAAAAACGCCACCAACAGCGGCTTTGACCAACATTATAACGTCCAGGTAGTGGTTGACCATGACAGTCGTCTGGTAGTGGGCAATTGGTTGTGTGACCATACCAACGATAAACAGGCCGCCCTGCCAACTCTCGACACCGTACCACCAGTCGTGGGTCAGCCGAAAAAGGTCAATTTGGACACCGGCTATTTCAGCGAAAACAACATCGCCAGCTTGGAAGCGCGCGGCATTGACCCCTACATCGCCACCGGTCGCAGCCCACACCATCAGGGTTGGCGTGCCTTTTTCCTGGACAATCCCAACCCGCCACCCAATGATGCTTCCGTCAAAGAGCAAATGGCTTACAAACCAGACCACCCTCGGCAAAGCCACCTACCGTTTGCGCAAATCGACGGTTGAACCGGTTATCGGTATCATCAAGGAAACCTTGGGTTTCCGTCAGTTTTCTCTGCGAGGCCTGGTTGCTGCCGGTGGCGAATGGACATTGGTTTGTCTGGCTTACAACTTGAAACGATTGCATACCTTGCAGGTTGGTTGATGGGGCGTTATTGCCCCCTGCCTGATGCCCGAAAACGGGCTGTAAAACCGTGCAAAATTCATGGTAATGAGGCCAATATGAGTTGCAAACTGCTTGTCTTGATGCTTTGAAATCGTTATTTGTCTATCATCGGGCCTTCAGAAGATATTTTTCCGACAGCCTGCTAGTCTGGGTGATCGGGTTCGTGCCCGGTTGCAGAAGTAGTATTCCGTGTTCCGTGTTCCGTGTTCCGTCCCTTGTTGAGGTAAAGCAGGGTGGCGGAGACCATGCTGGCGGCGCCCATGATGCTCCAACTGAGTTGATTGAGGCGTTTTTCCAGGCGGCGGTTGGATTCATTGTCGCGCACACTTTGGACGCGGATACGGCCGTTTTCCACCATAGACAGCACCCGGCGTACCTGGTCTGGCGTTTCCAGATACGGCCGTATCGCCTCCAAAATCCCTTGCCAGCTTATGTCTCGCGCACTCTGCTCCCGAATCACCTGCTCGCCAAACTTCTCGAAATAATACCAGGGGTTAATCTGCGGGTTTAGCTGTGTCACCAGGCCAGACACCATGCTTACTGCCCGCCCCAGGTAGACAAAATCCTGGGGAACCTGGAACGGAAACGCGAACAACACATCGCGGAACTCGCGGCTTAATTCCGCTATCTCGCGTGGGTCTGGCTGCGCCAAATCCAATAGTTTACGCCCCCACACGCGGTCTAACAGGGTACGCAGCGCGTCGGTGATGCGGTCCAGGTCGGCGCCGGGCAGGAAAAAACCGAGCGCCTGGGCGGCGGCCGTCATCTCGTAAGCGTCGCGGCGGGTGAGGCTGACCAGGACCCGGCGTAGATTTTCGCCCATTAGCTCGGGCACGTCGCCGACCATGCCAAAATCTACAAACGTCAGGCGGAACGGCCGATTTTTACTCGCTTCACCGGGCTGCCATTCGGCGTCGGTATACGGCCGTACAAACAAATTGCCAGGGTGTGGGTCGGCGTGGAAGAAGCCTTCCTTAAAAATCTGCTGGAAATATGCCTCCAGCAGCACGCTGGCGACTTCCGCCGGGGCGATGCCGGCGGCCTTCATGCCTTCGATGTCGGTAATTTTGACGGCCGTCACATCTTCCAACACAATGACGCGCGCGGTGGAATGTTCGCGGTACACGGCCGGGATGTAGATGTTTTTGCTGCCAGCATACATGGCGGCAAACCGCTCGGCGTTGTCCGCTTCCGACAAATAATCCAATTCTTCCCACAGGGTGGTGGCGAATTCTTCCATCAGGGCAGGCACGTTGGCTCGTTTGCGGATGGGCTTATAGCGCATAAACCAGTGGGCCACAACGCGCAGCGCCGCCAGGTCGGTGGCAACGGTGATTTCGATGTCCGGCCGGCGAATTTTCACCACGACGGGCGCGCCGCGCACGGCCGTTGCTCCATCCTCCGGCAGCAGCCAGGCCCGGTGCGCCTGGCCCAACGAGGCCGCCGCCAACGGTTCAATGTCCACCAGCGCAAATCGCTGATTCAGGTCCCCCAAATCCTCGCGCAGCACCGAAAAAATGCGCTCCGGCGGCTCCGGCGGCACTTCGTCTTGCAAGCCTTTCAGTTCATCGGTAATTTCTAGCGGCAGCATATCCACGCGGGTGCTGAGGAATTGGCCCAACTTGATCATCACCCCACCCATTTTCACTGCCAGCCCGCGAAAACGACGCGCCAACAGGCGATAGCGGTTTGGCCGCGTGCGCCGGGCGCGGTCGCCCACAATGGGGAAGCGGGCATAAACAATATCCCACCAGATAAAATGGGCAATTACGCGGGCAAAAAAAATGAGGATCAGGCGATAGCGTTCTTGATCAATGGCGTATAGTTCATCATTGTCGGTGTTCATGATGGGCGGATTATGCCCTACAACTGCCGTTTGCCAAGTGGCATGATGAAAGTCTCTAAGTAATCGTCTAAGATTAACTTCCTGTTTTTTAGATTGGACCAATCTCCAAGATTGGTCCAATCTGGGCCATGTAATTTCTAGATGCTCATTAAGGCTTTCTCTAGCAGCCTGTCGGAGAACTCAGGATAAGTACACGGATTGAACGGATTCGACGGATTTTTACGGATAAATCACCAGAAAATCGGTGTAAATCCGTTAAATCCGTGTCATCCGTGTACCCATTTCTACTTTTCCGACAAACTGCTAGACCCGACGGAGCCTGCCCGGTTTAACCGGCAGGCAGCGTAAACCAGAACGTGCTGCCTCCCCCTGGCTGGCTGTCCACACCCACATCGCCACCCAATTTGCGCACGATGCGCTGGACAATGGGCAGCCCCAGGCCCGTGCCGGAGGCTTCCTGGCGGTGGAAGCGGGTGAACATATCGAACAGCTTGTCCTGGTCGGCCAGGCTGATGCCCAGGCCATTGTCGCTGATCGTGTAGCGTACCATGCTGCCTTCGGCCACGGCGCGGATGTGAATGAACGGCTCGCTGTTGTCGCTGCCAATGTATTTGATGGCGTTGCCAATGAGGTTGGCGAAGATTTCTTCCAGCCAGGGGGCGTGGCCGCTGAGGGGTGGAAGGTTTTTGTCCACCTGAATGACGATTTTGTGGGCTTCGATTTGATCGGTGAAGCGGGCGATGGCGGCGTAAATGAGGGGGAGGACGGGGACGGATACGGCCGTTTGCGTCACATCGCGCAGTTGAGCCAGCAGCAAAAGCTGCTCAATCATCTCCTCCATGCGGCCGATAGTCACCCGAATGATGTCCAGGTGCGCCTGACCCATGGGTGGCAGATCATATTCGGCCACCAATTCGGCGTAACCATTGATGAGACCCAGCGGCGATTTGAGGTCATGGGCGATGGTGCGAGCGTAGGCGTCTAGCTCGGCGTTGCGCTCGGCCAGTTCGGCAAACAATCGGGCGTTGCCCAGAGCAATGGCCGCCTGATTGGCGAAGGCTTGCAGCCGTTCGCCATGTTTTTGCTGGTATAAACCAGGAGTAGCGCTGTCTAAATTGATGAACCCCAAAACCTCACCCTTGCGCTGAATGGGCGCGCCCACGTAAGAGCGAATCCAACGAGTCGCCGGTGTATCCACCCAGCCGGGGTTTTGGGTCACATCCGAGATGACGATTGGGCGGCCGGTTTGGGCCATTTGCTGCAAATTGGGGGTTTTTTCTAACGGCCATACTTTATGCACTAAATCCAGCATACCGGTGTAGCCGCGATAGCCGACAAAATGGGCCACGTCCCCGCGCAGCAGCATAACGTTGGCGGTATCGTGGGGCAGCACACGCCCCACATCCGACAGGATGCGATCCAATACTTCATCTAAATCGAGCGTGTTGTTTAAGGCGGCGGCGGCGTCGCGCAGGGCTTCGGCTAAAATGCGTTGTTCCCGTTCCGCCAATTCTGTTTGTTTGTGAATGGTGATGTTGCGGATGACGATGACCCGGCTAATGAGCTGCTGGCGAAGGTCGTAGACGGCCAAAATGCTCAGGTCATAATAAACCGGTTCTGAAGCATCTTCCAGGCTGATTTCGGTATGTACCGTTGGCGCGTTTTCAATTTGTTCCAGCAGCGCCGGCCAATGGCGAAATGCCGTCTGAATCGGCAGCCCGAGGAGGGTTTCGGGGGGAAGTTGGATCAAGAGTTCAGCCGCTGGATTGAGATTGATAATGCAGTTTTGGCTGTCGAGGATGAAAATGGCGTCGCTGAGGTTTTGGAATACGGCCGTATGCGCTGTGGGTAATGTATTGGCCGACGATACATGTAGGGTACTCCACACCAGGAGGAGAACGGTGAGCATTACAGCCAACGGGGTCAGGTTTAGCGCCGTCATGCCTGATTGGTACAATACGTTGGCGAGCCAGGGAATGGCAAGGCTGATAACAATGGTCGTCCATTGTCGGCGATGCAGCATGAATGAATGGTAGACGGCGCGAGGCATTGATGAGATGCGTTGAATACGCCGGTTTCGCCAGACTGTGAACGCAGCGAGGGTGGCTGTTGCGACGGTGAGAAAAAGGAGCCAGGCGTAAGAATCAAACTCAAACGACATTATCACTTCTGCTAATACTGTTATGCTTTAGAAGAGAGAGTAGCCCGTTTTAACTTTTTTGGTGATAGGGAATCTGTACTTTTTCCAGATGAATTTCCCGTCTTTGACTGGCACTTGATAGGTAAGTTGTCCTGGCGGGCTGGCAGAGAAGTAAAATAGACTTTATCGGAAATAAGATTTTGTCCACAGATTGACACAGATTTAGCCTCTTTAATCTGTGTCAATCTGTAGACCACTTGTTTTGACATAATACTAGAACCGATAATGTCTAATAGGACGCGGATAAACGCTGATTTTGCGGTAAAAAGTAGCCAAAATCAGCCACTATGTTTGCACTTTCGGCTCAAAGAATAAGAGTTCAACTCGAACGGCCATGTTGTCATTCTGAGCGGAGTCTTCGGAGCGAAGAATCCCCATAGATTAGGCCGGTGAACGGGATGCTTCCCCGTTCGACGTTGCTCAGGGCCGAAGACTCCGTTCAGCATGACATAACCTGCACTTGCGTACCGAAAAAGTAAATCGTTCTTAAACTGCAAAGATAGTGTCAGCCTGAATCTGCGAAATCTGCGTCCGAAATCTTTTTCCG belongs to Candidatus Leptovillus gracilis and includes:
- a CDS encoding GAF domain-containing protein, whose product is MSFEFDSYAWLLFLTVATATLAAFTVWRNRRIQRISSMPRAVYHSFMLHRRQWTTIVISLAIPWLANVLYQSGMTALNLTPLAVMLTVLLLVWSTLHVSSANTLPTAHTAVFQNLSDAIFILDSQNCIINLNPAAELLIQLPPETLLGLPIQTAFRHWPALLEQIENAPTVHTEISLEDASEPVYYDLSILAVYDLRQQLISRVIVIRNITIHKQTELAEREQRILAEALRDAAAALNNTLDLDEVLDRILSDVGRVLPHDTANVMLLRGDVAHFVGYRGYTGMLDLVHKVWPLEKTPNLQQMAQTGRPIVISDVTQNPGWVDTPATRWIRSYVGAPIQRKGEVLGFINLDSATPGLYQQKHGERLQAFANQAAIALGNARLFAELAERNAELDAYARTIAHDLKSPLGLINGYAELVAEYDLPPMGQAHLDIIRVTIGRMEEMIEQLLLLAQLRDVTQTAVSVPVLPLIYAAIARFTDQIEAHKIVIQVDKNLPPLSGHAPWLEEIFANLIGNAIKYIGSDNSEPFIHIRAVAEGSMVRYTISDNGLGISLADQDKLFDMFTRFHRQEASGTGLGLPIVQRIVRKLGGDVGVDSQPGGGSTFWFTLPAG
- a CDS encoding glutaredoxin family protein, with amino-acid sequence MSESDTIILYTSSYCGHARLVEEFLAQEKIAAEIINISENADARQTLIDINQGFASVPTLVFPDGSVLTEPSLRDLRLKLGLENPSSLSEKIRFSEQK
- a CDS encoding AarF/ABC1/UbiB kinase family protein, whose protein sequence is MNTDNDELYAIDQERYRLILIFFARVIAHFIWWDIVYARFPIVGDRARRTRPNRYRLLARRFRGLAVKMGGVMIKLGQFLSTRVDMLPLEITDELKGLQDEVPPEPPERIFSVLREDLGDLNQRFALVDIEPLAAASLGQAHRAWLLPEDGATAVRGAPVVVKIRRPDIEITVATDLAALRVVAHWFMRYKPIRKRANVPALMEEFATTLWEELDYLSEADNAERFAAMYAGSKNIYIPAVYREHSTARVIVLEDVTAVKITDIEGMKAAGIAPAEVASVLLEAYFQQIFKEGFFHADPHPGNLFVRPYTDAEWQPGEASKNRPFRLTFVDFGMVGDVPELMGENLRRVLVSLTRRDAYEMTAAAQALGFFLPGADLDRITDALRTLLDRVWGRKLLDLAQPDPREIAELSREFRDVLFAFPFQVPQDFVYLGRAVSMVSGLVTQLNPQINPWYYFEKFGEQVIREQSARDISWQGILEAIRPYLETPDQVRRVLSMVENGRIRVQSVRDNESNRRLEKRLNQLSWSIMGAASMVSATLLYLNKGRNTEHGTRNTTSATGHEPDHPD